ttaatacataaattgtaaaaataagtTCGAAACCTCTATTAACgtaattttttgtattatttattttaataaaagaatttataacactattactattatttgtaaggtattttcacaaaaccaattcattttataaataatattattacataTTGATTCGAATCAGTGAGTGaaagagtaataaataataattagtcaatgaattaataataattaactaattacataaaaagAAGATAAAGTGTTATTAGTTTACAATTTTAATGAggataatagaagaaattcataattcaattggtatatttatatagtcaatgaattaataataattaactaataattaactaattacataaaaGGAAGATAAAGTGTCATTAGTTTACAATTTTAATGAGGGTAATAaaggaaattcacaattcaattggtatatttatatagatattagattatacaaataaaatatccgtctTACAAAATTAACCAGAATGATTATCTAacataaattttgagaaaacaaTTGTATATACTTTGGACAAATTGCAAGTAGTTTTTGTTACTTTTAACCAAAGATTTGGGATCAAAATCTTTGCATATATACCCCAAGTGCCGTGCAAGGCAACAAAAAGTAACCTCTCTCAAAAACAGAGGATTAAAGAAACAAAGGCATAGCAGAAAAATAACTGAGGAAGAACTTCTTCATCATCAATGGCGTAAAGCATGATCAAGCCTAACCTTGCGTCTCAGAAACCTCCACACTCGAGTGGGTTCTCCCCAGAAAGCAATAATATTTACTTCCAAAACTTTTTAAAGAGCAACGTTTGATCATATAAGAAGAAAGGGCGGGGGAAGTAAGTGATGGGGGCGGATTGAACCGTTTAATATATGAAGAAGAGAGTTAAAAGCAAAGCTGGGAAAGCACAGAGATCAGTTGCTGGAAGGGATTTTCGATTGTATCCATGAAATCACGGCGGCGTTCGCCTTCTCTAGGATGAGTGAGTCTGCATACCGGGTTGACACGACGTCCCGTCTTGTCCAGTGGCGGATCGAGAACTTGGCTTCTTTCACTTACAGAAAATCAGATCCTTTCAAGATCGGGAAATGGAATTGGTATGCACTTCAATTCATCTTGCTGAATATTTGTTGACATATGTTTTTATCATATATGTCACCGGTGCTCTGTTTTACGAGTATTCCAAGAAACAGAGGAACAAGTTcttgaaatttattttgtttgaagGTACTTGTCTGTGGAGAAGAGTCGATCTCTGTCCATTAAATTGTTTCCAGAGATATCAAATTTTACGAGGGAAAATCCTCCGATCGCATCATTCAGAATCAGAGTGATCTCCTCGGTGGGTGATCGCAAGTGCTTGTTTCATCCAGGTAAAGTGAAAATAATCTCGAATCCGCGACAGAGaatgattttatgcatgattttgattCTGTTTCGTGTGCAGATGTTAGTGATAAATTGGTGAAGAGCAACGAGGATTTTGTATGGACGATTGAGAGTCCATTAACTGGAAAGTTCATAATTGACGTTGAGTTTCTTGACTTGAAAATTGCATCTTCTTCTGAAGTAAGACATCATCAacagaatatatatataagataaagatgtgatttttttttacaagattAACTGACATAAACACCACTCGGATTTGGTTAATTATAGCCTATAATAGCTACATTTTCTACATATTGGAACACTTGCATATAATTGATATTCCTGCTCGTAACGTACGTAGGGCACGTCAGCTTGCTCAATATGGAACGAAACATTTATACATAAACCACCAAATGAGACAGCCCTTGCCTCCCTCGGCCGAATGCTGTCCGAGAGTATCCACGCAGATATCACAATCCACGCTTCTGACGGCAAAACTATAGAAGCTCACCGTGCAGTTCTTGCTTCCAGGTCCCCCGTTTTCAGCAGTATGTTCTCCCACAATCTCAGAGAGAAAGAACTCTCATCCGTAAACATTTCCGACATGTCCATCGAAGCCTGCCAAGCTTTCTTGAGTTACATATACGGAAACATAAAAAACGAGGAATTTCTTACACACAGGTTAGCCCTTCTTCGAGCAGCCGATAAGTACGATGTTTCGGATTTGAAAGAAGCATGCCATGACAGTTTGATTGAAGATATTGATTCTAAGAATGTTCTGGAAAGACTGCAGAATGCTTCTCTTTATCAGCTGCCGAAACTGAAGAATGGGTGTCTGCGTTATCTGGTGAAGTTTGGTAAGATATTTGATATTGGAGATGATCTGAATACGTTTGTGCAGTGTGCTGATAGAGAATTGGTTGGTGAATTGTTCACCGAAGTTCTTGCTGCCTGGAAAGGGTTCTGACTACCGAGAATCTTGGACCAACAGATATGGTTTTGGGTTCGGGCTATATATTCTTTAGTTCAAATCGTGACtataattaattcaaattgATTGGCATTCGGATGaggaataatttaaaaaaatttaaagctGGAAAGATGATTTTGTTGTCACATTGCAATCAATGTAAACGTGACCTTATACCTACTACCATACGAATGGATTGGAGATAAACAGAGGGGAATATGATGTTTTGGATCCAGAAAGATCCAATGGAAATCCTCCACAAGTTGGATTAGGAGATTCTCTAGAAGAGATACTGTTCGTTTTGCAGAAACATTGCTCCACCATCTGAGGGTTCGTGTCTGCAGGAGTACAAATATACGTAGTTTATGTCTTAGCTTCTACCTTTGTGATCTTCGAACTTAATAGAAAACATGGatgtttaaagtttttaattttaatttattattggaGATTAAATGGACTATAATGGGGCTTCAGCTTACATTCTCTCAACTAGTTTGGTTTAATCCAAGATGTCTTCACAAAAATGTATGTTCAATTAGATTACTTTATTGTTCGAGACAAAACCAAGAACTATTCAGATTAAAAGCTTCTGAATCCACTAAAAGAATTCGTCCATTTTAAAAAGTGCAATCGATCCCATCTAATAGAGACAAAGAACACCAATCCAAACTGAGAAATAACAATTACAATAAGGAAAAAAGTTCAAGGACAGGAACCAACTGAGATCAATGAAAAGAGCTAAAATGGCGGCGGAGCGCCGAAAAATCCAGTAAGGGTCGTCCTCGAATGGCAACGGCGCTTTCATTCACGTCATGCACAGAATCTTTCAACTTGTGGAATCCATTTTTGAAAACCCCAAATCCGAACAGAAATCCAATCAATCACCACTAGAATCACACACATGCAGAAACAGCATACTCTTGATCAGCAGCACATCTTTTGATGGAAACAATCCTCTGCTAATTACCGCAATAAAAAGTAAAGTTCGACCAATATTTCTGCAATCGATTTTTGTTTGTGAGATGGGCTTTTATATATAATCCAAAGGAATGAGATTGTTTGGATTGTGGAGTGTGAAGTTGGCGGACTGGTTCCACGGAAAGGTGAGCGTTGGGTTGTTTTCATTCACGTTCTTGAAGTGGTGACTCCAGCATCCTTTCTGTTCGGAAACatttgaaaatcttaaagcTAGCTTCGTTTATCTATGCAAATAGTTGAACAATCTAATCAATAAATTCGATGTTTCGGTCATAGGattttatatgtaatttttaaaataacgtTAATGCTTAATACTCATCCATCGTCGAATGGTGGGGGCTGTGTTGATTAGTCGATAAGATTATCCTGCGGCAACTATTCTATCCATGTTCTGCAGACGCCCAATATCGAGTTGTGAATTCAATAAAGCCTATTCCTTAGATATAAAAATAGCTCCAATTCTATTTCGGGCTTGAACCCCCGATCAAATCCAAAAAGAGAAGGGGTGATCGGCTTAATTCTGATTCACCTTGAATTCTGGGCAACTACTACCTTGCCTCCTAGGCCCTAGCAAAATTTACAGTAAAACTTCTACTCACACTAACTTTTCAATGCTTGGCAAAGCAATGATGCACGAATAACGTTTCTATTGTTTAATCACACAACGTTTGCCCCTACATTTCATTCATACATAATAACAGCTTCTGCTACGAAAAATGGAGCATGGCTTGTTAAGAATCGAGACAGTTCTCATCTCAAGCATGATAATCTTGACCTTTCCAAACAAAGAAATAAGCACCCAAAACGTAATTCCAACAACTCAAGTGCACCATTCTTAATGTGTTCACTATTTCGTATTCCATTGCAACAATTAATTTTTAGCCAAATCGTAGTATTTTAAAGCTGGAGTCACATGAACAGCAAAAAATATGCTTTCCCTATTTATTGGACTTGAGTTCACCACATAAGCCTCTGTGTCCCAGCTTCATGGCTCCAAGAAAATGGTTGAAAAAGGAACATAAACATTGTAAAGCAATTGATGGCAAGATATATGGTACCGAGGATAAGCCAACTCTTGTTATCATCGATACGGGTGTGCAGAATCAAAAAGTAGAAGGGCACAGTATAGTATCTGAACTCGATCAATGGTGTAGGGATGAGTGCTCCAGCACAAGCCAAAATATACACCATAACCCAGATTTTCTTCTGACCTTTTGCTGCCGGAAGACAAACAAGAAAATTAATCACAAGACTTGCATAGTTCATAGCCATAAAGAGGAACAGCAGATAGAATTTTGTACAAACCCAAATTAGCGACAATAGAAAACATTGAGTACACGTAGAGGGGAACCATAAGGTACTTTGTTGACCAATGGTAGTTGATGATTTTTCGCCAGAGATAAAAGGGATAGTGTCGATTGTCGGCAAGGAGATATGGATGAGCAATGCTGCACGAGTTTACAGATATTCATAAGAGCACATATGAATCGGCATTCCTTCTCTAAATTAAGTTGTGAAGGTGAAAATATGTTGAGGCagaatttaacttttaaaaaaatgaactaCGATTTTGCCGACATTGAATCAAGACAGGTCTACAAATTTCTTGAAAGAATTAGAATTCAGTCAGTTTTAGCAAATCAGACTATAACTAACTTTTATATATACACAATATAACCATGATATGCCACCGAGGGACAGCAGTGTGACAAGAATGAAGTGGCACTATGACTGTAAACTCTGCACAACAAATACATCCTGAATAGATTGCTAAAGGGGAATAATAATTCAATGACAATCACAAACTTCTTAAGAGGTCGGACCTGAAAATTTTCACAGAAAGAAAGCAGATTGTTAACGCCACAATGGACAGAAAGAAAGATAACATTTTGTTCCTGGACAATTGCCTGAAAAGAACTGCTGCTTGCTGTAAAGAGAAGTGAGCAGGAACCGTAAACAGAGCAGAAACCAGACTATAATACAGTAACTGGGAAAAATGTGGAGAAACAGAATGTGCATCTTTAGCACCTGCAAAATTGAGagcaaaaatatgatttttacgAATCTCTATCTGGAAAAGGGAACAATAATTTATTTGTAAGTACTCGTAGTTTAAAAACAATAGGGAAATTAAAATCCAAAAGACtagaaattaaaaattaaactgCAGAAGACAATACCAAGAACTATGCTCCCGTTCCAGCAAACAAAAGCAACAAACGCCGTGAATATTACAAAGAAGGGACTGAAGGTAGCCAGAAGTTCCCATAGGAAATGCCATGAAATTATAATCACATCCCAAATCTCATCGAATAATCCTGTAATAGACAAAAACGGCATAGATGTACTGTTAGCAACCCAAGACCATatagttttctttcaaaaacacAATTAGAAACCACCATAAAAGGACGGGTTTTGAATAATATTACGGAACGAAACACCTAAAATACAAAGAAGTAACGAGAGTTAACCGGATGGCTAATCAAGGCTATGCAACAACC
This region of Primulina eburnea isolate SZY01 chromosome 14, ASM2296580v1, whole genome shotgun sequence genomic DNA includes:
- the LOC140812061 gene encoding LOW QUALITY PROTEIN: uncharacterized protein (The sequence of the model RefSeq protein was modified relative to this genomic sequence to represent the inferred CDS: inserted 2 bases in 1 codon; substituted 1 base at 1 genomic stop codon), which translates into the protein MCCXSRVCCFCMCVILVVIXIGFLFGFGVFKNGFHKLKDSVHDVNESAVAIRGRPLLDFSALRRHFSSFH
- the LOC140812060 gene encoding dol-P-Glc:Glc(2)Man(9)GlcNAc(2)-PP-Dol alpha-1,2-glucosyltransferase isoform X2, with product MGRVAVAAAVSMWVIPISILVNRIVPDPYMDEIFHVPQAQKYCGGNFRSWDPMITTPPGLYVLSLAYVASLFPGLYCLRAVSSFSDSCSTSILRLTNGVLTVLGALSVLMRQTNIIWMLFVACAAVIDFTHSHKNDCLKVDKPNMSKEKDTQTTDYRSQSVAGKSRKRRNGNGLGSWNNVISQASGPTTCSSGLFDEIWDVIIISWHFLWELLATFSPFFVIFTAFVAFVCWNGSIVLGAKDAHSVSPHFSQLLYYSLVSALFTVPAHFSLQQAAVLFRQLSRNKMLSFFLSIVALTICFLSVKIFSIAHPYLLADNRHYPFYLWRKIINYHWSTKYLMVPLYVYSMFSIVANLAKGQKKIWVMVYILACAGALIPTPLIEFRYYTVPFYFLILHTRIDDNKSWLILGTIYLAINCFTMFMFLFQPFSWSHEAGTQRLMW
- the LOC140812865 gene encoding BTB/POZ domain-containing protein At1g55760-like, coding for MSESAYRVDTTSRLVQWRIENLASFTYRKSDPFKIGKWNWYLSVEKSRSLSIKLFPEISNFTRENPPIASFRIRVISSVGDRKCLFHPDVSDKLVKSNEDFVWTIESPLTGKFIIDVEFLDLKIASSSEGTSACSIWNETFIHKPPNETALASLGRMLSESIHADITIHASDGKTIEAHRAVLASRSPVFSSMFSHNLREKELSSVNISDMSIEACQAFLSYIYGNIKNEEFLTHRLALLRAADKYDVSDLKEACHDSLIEDIDSKNVLERLQNASLYQLPKLKNGCLRYLVKFGKIFDIGDDLNTFVQCADRELVGELFTEVLAAWKGF